The Salvia miltiorrhiza cultivar Shanhuang (shh) chromosome 1, IMPLAD_Smil_shh, whole genome shotgun sequence genome has a window encoding:
- the LOC131006554 gene encoding cytochrome b-c1 complex subunit 8-like, with protein MGKIAVKMKSVTYALSPFQQKVMPGLWKDLPDKISHKIFENWISATLLLGPLVGTYSYVQWYLEKEKMEHRY; from the exons atggggaAAATAGCGGTGAAGATGAAATCGGTGACATACGCCCTGTCGCCGTTCCAGCAGAAGGTGATGCCCGGCCTCTGGAAGGATTTGCCCGACAAGATCTCCCATAAGATCTTCGAGAATTGGATCAGCGCTACCCTCCTGCTCGGTCCGCTCGTCGGCACCTATTC ATATGTGCAATGGTACCTGGAAAAGGAGAAGATGGAGCACAGATACTGA